Genomic DNA from Candidatus Bathyarchaeota archaeon:
ACATATTCCTTCAACATTGCCAGAGTTGACGGTTTCAGTTTCAAAATTCTAGGATTTCCATGTTTCGCAGATCTGACTGTTATTGAACCTCTCTCTAAATCTATGGATTTCAAGGTTAGATTATGCAGCTCAATGGGTCTCATGCCTGTGTCTCTAAGAATCGAGAAAATCAAAGCATACTTTCTAGATGCTTTAGAGATTATTTTGTTGATTTGCTCGGTTGTTGCTATATATGGCAGGTTTCTTTGCCTTTTATACAAAGGTTTGTTCCATGATAGACCATTTACTTTGACATAGTGGTCATATGCGTTTGCAAGAGCCTCTTTGAAAGCATTGCTACACTGCTTTCTAGCGATCATGCCTCTTACTAATTCTGGACTGTCTAGATTGGCAAGTTTTGAAAGTGTCTTTAGCTTTCTAGCATAGCCTTTGATTGTCGAATCTGCGTAACCTCTCTTTTTTAACTCCCAAACAGTTTTGAAAATCCCTTCTTTCACGGAAATTAGACCGGGTTCCGGCATGGTGGACCGGGCGGGATTTGAACCCGCGGCTTCCGCCTTGCGAAGGCGGCGATCATACCAGACTGATCTACCGGCCCTCTCACTCTCGCTCAGAAGAGAACGTGAATTAAGAAATTTAGAGCTTTCGGCTTCGTTTGGGGGATTCGAGATAGGTTATTATGGTGTATAGGGCTTGTTCTGTGATTCTGCTTATGTTCAGGTTGTGTTTTGTGCTTTCTTAGCTATGCTTCGGGATTGACCATGCCTGAATGCCACAGACGCGAACGCAGTTTCCACCAAATTTAAAAGCAGACATTTTTCAAAGTATCCGATACACAAAAACTAATTCAGGTGAGAAATTGAGCTACCAGACGAAGAGGCTAGCTATCGCTACTCTTTTTGGGGCTATAATATTCATTACTAAGGCTTTACTCCCTTCTCCGATAAATAAGATGTTAATCAGTATCCAA
This window encodes:
- a CDS encoding tyrosine-type recombinase/integrase, producing MPEPGLISVKEGIFKTVWELKKRGYADSTIKGYARKLKTLSKLANLDSPELVRGMIARKQCSNAFKEALANAYDHYVKVNGLSWNKPLYKRQRNLPYIATTEQINKIISKASRKYALIFSILRDTGMRPIELHNLTLKSIDLERGSITVRSAKHGNPRILKLKPSTLAMLKEYV